The following are from one region of the Myxocyprinus asiaticus isolate MX2 ecotype Aquarium Trade chromosome 2, UBuf_Myxa_2, whole genome shotgun sequence genome:
- the ccnb2 gene encoding G2/mitotic-specific cyclin-B2, with protein sequence MEMHALRNADNPAFIGGKAGPVNGGARRAVFCELSNFAHKPAPTKKVKTMLPVKPSVQPAVVQPKRPQVRQEVCYPAAALPPAQADVSMKEEELCQAFSNTLFPVEDIDEDDGDMPQLCSEYVKDIYVYLRRLEAQQSIRPRYMHGYDINGRMRALLVDWLIQVHSRFQLLQETLYMTVAILDRFLQVQPVTRKKLQLVGVTAMLIACKYEERHVPMVGDFAYIADDAFTKAQIREMEMLILSELKFELGRPLSLHFLRRASKAGYADAEKHTLAKYFLELTLLDYDMVHYHPSETAAAALCLSQLVLDGQKWSSTQQHYSTYDEAHLKPIMQHIAKNVVNVNEGLSKHVTVKKKYSSSKLMKISVLPQLKSSLIKDLAARLLSSS encoded by the exons ATGGAAATGCACGCTTTG CGCAATGCAGACAACCCTGCTTTCATCGGTGGCAAAGCTGGGCCTGTAAACGGTGGAGCGAGAAGGGCAGTGTTTTGTGAACTGTCCAACTTTGCCCACAAACCTGCTCCGACCAAG AAAGTTAAAACTATGCTACCTGTAAAACCAAGTGTCCAGCCAGCTGTTGTGCAACCCAAGCGACCCCAGGTAAGGCAGGAAGTCTGCTACCCTGCTGCAGCTTTACCTCCAGCTCAAGCTGATGTCAGCATGAAGGAAGAGGAACTGTGTCAAGCCTTTTCCAACACCCTCTTTCCGGTCGAAGATATTGATGAAGATGATGGTGACATGCCTCAGTTGTGTTCTGAATATGTAAAGGACATCTATGTGTATCTGCGACGCCTTGAG GCTCAGCAGTCGATCCGTCCCCGTTATATGCATGGTTATGATATCAATGGGCGAATGCGTGCGCTTTTGGTTGATTGGCTGATTCAGGTGCACTCAAGATTTCAGCTACTGCAGGAAACCCTGTACATGACTGTTGCCATCCTTGATCGTTTTCTCCAG GTTCAACCAGTGACCCGCAAGAAGCTCCAGCTAGTGGGGGTTACTGCAATGCTGATTGCTTGTAAATATGAGGAAAGGCATGTGCCAATGGTTGGGGACTTTGCCTACATTGCTGATGATGCCTTCACAAAAGCCCAGATTCGAGAGATGGAGATGTTGATTCTAAGTGAGCTGAAGTTTGAATTGGGACGACCTCTGTCCCTGCACTTTCTACGGAGGGCTTCTAAAGCTGGATAT GCTGATGCTGAGAAACACACTCTTGCAAAATATTTTCTGGAGCTGACGCTGCTTGACTATGACATGGTTCACTATCATCCTTCTGAGACGGCAGCTGCTGCTCTCTGCCTCTCTCAACTTGTGCTTGATGGGCAAAAATGG TCATCAACCCAACAACACTACTCCACATATGATGAGGCCCACTTGAAGCCGATCATGCAGCACATTGCCAAAAATGTTGTTAATGTCAATGAGGGACTCTCAAAGCATGTG ACTGTGAAGAAAAAGTATTCAAGCAGTAAGCTCATGAAGATCAGTGTCCTTCCCCAGTTGAAGTCTTCACTTATAAAGGATCTGGCAGCACGTTTGCTTTCCAGCtcttga